TGGTGCTTCTCTAAAATACGTTTCTTAATGACTTCATCTACCGAGATGGATGACAAGGATAATCTTGTATCGAAACGACCTTGGATTCGTGAGAAGTCATCACCTTTTACTTTTACTATGGAGTCAATGCTTTCTTGCGATGTCACCATGATCCATACTTTCCCGTGGGCATGCGTCCCTAAATCTTCCGCAAGCGTCTGCAAGTTGAGCATGAGATTACGGCTATCTCCGATGTATTGACCAATTTCATCGACGAGAAAGACTAAGTGGAATTTCGGGCCTTTTTCGTCAATGTATTCTTTCACGTCTTTCGAGAATTTCTCAATGCTGATTTCAAAGTTATTTACACCGTTTTCAAACCAATTGCGTGCTGATTCCTCCGACATATCCGTCACTTTTGTCAACGCTCCGATAACGAAATCCGCATCAAAGTAAAAGCTGTTGCGACGGCTCTCCCATGGTTCGCCCGCTAACGCTTGGAACTCCTGTTTAAACGCTTCGTACACGTCTTGCTTGTCCAAATACTTCTCCATCTCCGCAACGCCTGGAATGTCCCCATAATAGCCTCTATGTTCGTAAAACACCTTCATAAACACACGTAAGATCGCATCTTCTTTAGATTTATTATCAAGCGAGCTTTTCGAATCAATGTTGAAAAGAATCGTTTCTGTGTCCACGTCAGCAGTTCGCTTCATGTTCGCATATACAAGTGGATCTTTTACCTTTTCTTCAAAGAAATCAACTGGCTTTTTTCCTTGTACAGCTTTGTTTTCTAATAGGTAAGCAAGGATTTTAAGGAAGTGTGATTTACCCGATCCGAAGAAACCCGAAATCCACACACCCATTTTATCCGTCTTGCCGTCGATTCCCTTTTGGTAGTTATCATAGAACTTAGAGAAGTGTTTATGTAATTCTTGTGTAACGACATACTCGTCCAATTCTTGATATATGTCCGCTTCACTTGTTTGGGCAACTTTAATAACGCCACGAATATCCCGTTCAATATCTTTTAAAAACATCTCTTTCAGTATCATCTAATTTCCCCCTCTTCCATTAATCGACTAAGCGAAATGCCCTGTAGTAGTTATCATCTTTAAATTTGCTGAACAATTGGAGTGACTGACCGTCGTACTGTCCCGGGAAGAACATGATGACAGGTGTTTTGTCCAACACTTCCTGAAGGTTGTTCAGGATGTTATGAGAGCGTACAAACGGGTACACTTTCCCAACCCCTGTAAGGAAAACAACATTGTGGTCACCCATCTGTTCCTCAATTTTCTGTAGAAATACTTCGGGTTTGGCAAATGTCGTCATCGCTTTAAACAAAGCATCTTTTCCTTGTTGTTCTTCCATCTGAAAAATACGGTCAAAAATCCGTTTTTCTTTTGTAATTTCGATAAGCATTTTATATAAATCAAACTCGATAATTCGTCTGTTCGTCCCTTCATAGCTGAACTCTTTCTTGATATGCTTGATATAGTCCCTCACGACAAGCTCACCGTCTGACTCATAGTCGAAGACATAAAAACTGATTTCATTGCCAAGTCCACGCCCATCAATGAATTTGTCTTCTTTGATTTTCGGTATGATCTGATCCAGCCTTGCATTCAAATTCGCCATGTTGTCACCCCTCATTCACCCATCGCACGGACATATCGGGCATCGCCAATATGGGTAAGATGGTTTTTGATTTGTTCGTCTATAATTAGGCGGTTTAGTTCCTTGCCCCGACGTTCTTTAAACATGCCACTTTCGTATAATACCTGCATAAATGCCCGCTTCAACTTTTCGATATTTATATCACTCCAACTGGCAACTTTGTCACTTTGCTCTGATTTGGTCGTGAAAAAAAGATTGATATCCTTCTTTTCAATCATATAATCGTTATTCTGGAACTTTTCCCTAATCACTTCATCCATAAATTCAAAAAAAAGTAAATCCGTTTTCATAATGGCATACAAATTAATCACTTTGCTCATTTCAATGGAACCTTCCGTCATCAGTGAAGCTAATGTCGAATCAATCGCTTTAGCTCTCCTCATTACTGATGGCAATGTTCGAGTGATTCTTCCTTTATTCTCGAATTGAAATATGTTATCATCTACTACTTTGCTTCTAATCTCTTGTGTAGATAGCCCCATTTGTTGCAATTTAACGACCTGCTTTAATTCAAACAACAAGTAAGATGCACCATTCATACTTGAAGAATATTCTAATTCTATTGTCATCTAATCCTACCTTTCGCACAAGACTATCAACCTATTTCATTTCCAAAATTCTTTCAACAACAACTAATCGTCTTTTTCCACTCTGCTGTTGAACAACTTTCGTGAACTCATTATTTTTAATCAGTTTGTCCTGATTATTTTCATACATACTTTTAACGCCTTCTATTAGTTCATCTTCTTCAATTTCCTCTTCCCAATATGCATCGACTAACTTGTTCAACGCAGTCGCCAAATCACGTTGGGTGCGGTAAAAAAGCTTTACTTCCACGAACGCCACCTCGTATCTTTATTTTACTTACTTCTTATATTACTCTTACTTTGTTATATACTCAATATCACCAAAAAATTATTAATTAAAGGTATCAGGTCTTCACACAACTATAGTTCAATTCAGAATTTTTTTTCTGTTTTTTTGGAACCTGGTAGTATATTTAATATGGAGACGGTGGGAGTCGAACCCACATCCAAAGGCTCTGTGACTTCAGCGTCTAAGCGTGTAAATTGATCTTTTGGTCCCCACAAGCATTATGCCATCAGCCAAGGCTTCCTGTGCGCTATTCCTGGAATCGCTTATGACAGCCTCAGAATGCAGATATTATCACATAATGTTCACACCAATTTATACGTTTATTGAGATAAGTAAAACTTCTCTTTTACATATTTCATAAATTCCAATATACATCACCTATCCATCATGTATAGTAAAACTAAACTAAATAACCCACACACCCAATAGAATACAAACTGGAGGCGACAAACAGTGAAAAAAATCATCCTAACAACCGAAAGCGGTGCTGATCTACCAGAGTTTCTAGCAAAGAAACACAACATCCATGTAGTACCCATGCACGTAGTCATGGATGGCCAAGACTATTTAGACGGTCATCTACCCGTCCAAGATATCTTTGATTTTTATGCCCGCACCAAAAAGATACCATCCACCGCCGCCACAAATACTCATGAGTACCAAGAGTTTTTCAAAAAGATTCGAACGGAATTTCCTGATCATACAATTGTCCACATAGGCTATACATCAAAGGCGTCTGTTTCCTATCAAAATGCGTTAACAGCTGCGAAAGATTTTGAGGATATTTATTTAATCGATACATTAAACGTTACAGGCGGATTAACTACGGTGATTATGTATGCGGTTACTCTGCTGGAGGAAGAACCTGAAATAGATCCTGTCCACTTGCTAGAAAAGATCGAAGCAAAGGTTCCCAAAGCGAGACTTGCCTTTCTTCCGGGTAGCTTAGATTTTTTACGGGCTGGCGGACGAGTCAGTAATATGGCGTATCTAGGCGGGGCTTTGTTAAAAATCAAACCGTGTATTGAATTAGTGGAAGGGAAGCTTGTTTCGACTAAAAAATATCGTGGGAACATGAGCAAAGTGGCTGAAAGTTTACTGCTAGACTATTTACAGCAATATGACATTGATCGACAACAAATATATTTCATATACTCTATCGGCCTTAGTGAGACTATTAAAGAACGGATCAATGACATTGCAGGAAAAAAAGGATTCGAGAATAGTCTTTGGATTGAAGCGGGTGCGATGATTTCGTCACATTCTGGTCCTGGAGGATTTGGGATTGCGGGGATAGAGGTTTAATATCAAAAAGGTACCTGTGTTATACAGGTACCTTTAATTATGTTGAGCTCTATCTAATAAAACACAAATACCGTCCTCAACAACAAACGAGCTCCATTGCCATCAGTGAAGGTATTTTCCAACCCGCTATGGAGAATTGCAGCTTCGTATACAACTATAGATCAGTTACTTGTTTTTCATAAGAGAACTCTCATTTAAACCCTCACTGAATATATTTCCAAACATCTTCCACAGATTCATAGCCGAAAATATTACACAATAACAGCCCCAATTCAATCGAGTCCGCTCACATTATCGCTTCTTTAATGTCTACTTGTGCCCCTGCATCTTATTAATTTAGTTTCGTATATTTTAAACTTAAAAAGCCAATAATGGAATTAATATCGAATTTTACCGTCCTTCCAAAATGCTTTTTAACATATAGAAGTGAGGAATGTACATGTTTTGGAAAAAACAACAGGATGAAAATAAGCCTGTTTCTCAATCAAACGCAGAATCAGAAATATCAATAGAGACTCTAAAAAAAGCCCTCGTTCAAATGGATGATGCGGAATTTGTGGAACTCAATATTTCTGAAAATCAACATGTTGATCTTATCTACGTAAGAACTCTGATTGACCAAGAAAGATTAAATGAAAGCATTCTAAAACCTTTATCTAACTGTTCCAAACAATCCATTCAGGAATGCAATGTTCACTCAACAATAAACTCCATTTCCACTTTTAATGAGGCAATAAAGCAGCTGTTTAAAGGATCTGTTTTGTTATTTGACTCTTCGTCAAACCTTTGGTTCGCTATCCCTTTAGAAAATCCACTTGGACGTGCAATTGAACCATCCGATACTGAAACCATCCTTTTAGGAGCAAAAGACAGCTTCAGTGAACAGCTAGAACAAAATATTACGCTCATTCGTAGGCGTCTTCCAACACATGATCTGAAAACAGAGAAGTTCACCGTTGGTTCTTTAAGTAGGACAAATGTGGTTTTATTGTACATAGAAGGGCTGACCAATCCAGAATTTGTTTCAACCGCCAAAAAGAAGATTTCGGAAATTAATTATGATCTCTTATCTGATTCTTCTCAAGTAGCGGAATTCATGGAGGAACATCAAGATAGTATTTTTCCTCAGTTTCAGCAAACTGACCGACCTGATGTTGTTGCTTATTCTCTGGGATCAGGAAAAATTACGATTCTGGTAGACAATACACCTTTTGCTCTCGTTGCCCCAATTACTTTTTTTCATTTGTTCCAATCACCAGAGGATTATATTAATCGATGGGTAGTTGCCAGTTTTTTGCGTATCATCCGATATGTAAGTTTTATTCTGTCTATCACATTGATCCCATTCTACGTGGCATTAACAACTCATCACTATCAAATGATTCCTTTACAAACACTTTTCGTCCTGGTGGAGTCAAGGAGCAAGCTTCCGTTCACTCCTTTTTGGGAAGCATTTATCATGTTGATTTTTATTGAAATTATAAAAGAAGCAAGTTTAAGGATGCCAACAAAGACTGGTCAAACGCTTGGGGTTATTGGGGGCATTGTAATTGGTCAAGCAGCAGTTGAGGCTGGTATGGCAAGTCAGGTGTTAATTGTCATGGTAGGGATTTCAACTATCGGATCTTTTCTTGTTCCTAATTACCTTGTGACAAAGGCGAATTCATTGATTCAATTCATTCTTCTTATATTTTCTTCGTTTCTTGGGATAGTAGGGATTGTTTTGGCAATGATTATCATTTTAGCCCACCTTAATGGCTTGTCTTCACTCAAGCAGCCATATTTATCTCCTGTTGCCCCTTTCTATGGAAAAGATTGGCTTGACCTATTCATTCGAGGGCCTTTAGTCAAAATGAAGGAGCGTCCAGAACATCTTAAACCGCTGAAGATGAAGAGATATCAAACTAGGAGATGAACTGATGGAAGCCCTTCAATTATTTAATAAGAATGAAACCTATAATGGGTTCTATGTCATGTTGATGGTGAATCGCCTCCAAATGCTTTACTTTTTTTTGATTATGCCAAGATTTTTGATCCATTCATATATGATTTGGGTGATTATAGCGGTCGGCATATTGTCTCAACTAAACATTCTTCTTTTATCCAAATGGTTTTTAACCCGGATTTCTAGCGAAGGATACAACGGATTTGTCCAATTATTCGGAAAAAAACTTGTACGTCTCCTCTCATTCATCGGGTTGTTCTTTATCCTGCTTAAACTTTTCGTGATTATGTTAGGATTCTCGGAAATGGTTCAAATATTTATGTTTCCAGCTACAGATTCAAATTGGCTTATCTTTTTTATTATGTTGTCTAGTTTGTATGTAGCATGGAAGGGCGTTGAAAAAACTATACGTTTTGTCGTGATTTCATTTTTGTGTACATTTTGGATGTTCTTATTCTTTGCTTTTTTCTTCTTTCCTCCAATAGCTCAACTCAGTGATTTGTATCCAATTATTCCAATGGAATTAAGTGTGAATTCCTGGAAAGGAATATTTTTAATTTTATCTTCATTTTCAGGGCCTGAATTTCTGGTATTTTTGGGACCGTGGTTTAAAACAAATAATAAGACATTTCGCTATTTGTCTTATGGCAATGCTCTAACCGTTATAGAGTATGTATTCTTATATATGGCGTCCTTATTCTATTTCGGTTCCAATTATTTAAGCAAAAGTCAATTTCCAATTGTCACTATGGCCCGTTATTTTCAAAATCCAGTAATTGAACGTATTGATATGGTCATGCTTTCTTTAGAATTATTTAACATCGTCTTTGCGGTTTCAATTTTTCTACTGTTGTTTTATGGAGCATCTAAAATAGCTAGTGGGAAAATGGAGAGACCACCCAGTCGAGTAGGCTTTTTATTCAGTGTATTCATTATTTTAATTGGAATGATTCTTGTAAATGAATGGATTTGGAAGTCAGATGAAAAGCAGGTTATTTTACTTAATCTTCAAATTTTAGCAGGAAGCTTAAGTTACTTAGTGGTTCCAATTACTATGATCGTAGTGATGAAGATAAAGGGGGTTAATAAACATGAGACTACGAAAGAAGATGGCTAAAAAATTGTCAATCATATTTATGGCGTTATGGTTAACTGGATGTGCCCCTTTTACTGAAAATAACATTATTGAAGAGCTTACTCCAGTCACATTTTTATCACTTAGTAAAGGGGATGAAGGTAAAATAAAAATCAGTACGATTTTGCCTTCTCTAAGCAAAGAAAAAAAGAGTGTAATAACGCAAGAAGTAAGCTTAATAAAGGAGGTACTAAGGAGTTTTAATTTAAACTTCTACCAGGAAATGAAATTTGGGCAAATGCGAATGCTGATAATTAATGAAGACCTCGGAAGAAACGAGGGGATTATGTCCATTATTAATGTGTTATTGACTGATCCGGATATTTCTTTGAGAATCTATTTAGTTATCGTAAAAGGAAATTTTGAAGAATACTTGGAAAATCAATTGGACAAACAAGAAAATCTTGATTACTCTTTTTACCAAATGCTGAAGCACTATGAGGAAAAAAATCAGGGAGAATTAAGTGTCGTTAATCTACATGAATTTAAAAATTTGTTATATACTCCTTATTCAGATCCTTTCTTACCTGTATTCAAAATAGAAAATGACGCTATCAGCTATGAAGGTACAGCCCTGTTTCAAAATGATAAACTAGTTGAAATACTAACAACTTTTGATGATCGTATCTTCCAACTGTTACACAACGATCACTACTTAGCAGTTTTACCGATTCCAAAATTACAAGTTGTTCTCGGTCATGTTAGGTCTAAAACGAAAGTGGATATCAATAAAAGCTTGTCTACAATGACCTATACAGTGAATATAGACTCAAGAATTGAAGAATACCGGGGAGAAAAGCAATTATTTGACCCACAGGATTTAGAAGATTTTAAAAAAGATATCCAATCCAATCTTGAAAAACAAACACAAGAACTAGTAAAAAAGATGCAAGAATTGAATGTGGATCCATTACAGCTAGGCATTCATACATTAAAACCATTCTCAAAACCAATGGATGAAAAAAAATGGATTGAACTTTACAAGAAGATGGACATTAAAATAAAATACAATATTAATATTAATCCTTTGACGGATGCAAATTCAAAAAGGCAAAACCTTTAATTCTTCCTATTGCAATCTCTTTCTCATTAATCGGACGTGCGTCTTCTTCAGCCTGCTTTTCCTTTAACCATTGTTCACGTTCGGCCTTAGGCTTCCGTCCGTGCTTTTTCGGTACCTGCTTCTTTTTCTTTTTGGCGGCTTGGACTCGATCTCTTGCCTCAAAATGTGTGGCATCGAAGGCGACATATTTATCGCTGATACGCCCTTCGTCGATGGCAAGTAGAATTAGTTCATCATGGATCTGTGGAACTACTTACAGCATCAGGTGGCGTATGAGAGGCACCTGATATGATTACATTCTGTTCTCTATATTTCCCAGCATTAGCTCTGTCTATTGAATGAAAGACGATGCCATGCAATTGTTTAATCACCATTTCCGCGAAAGGCTGATCTTGCTGCACCGTTTCTTCCGCAACTAAAATTGCTTCCTTATGATTAATAGCTTCTAGGTGCTCTCTCATGGATTTTCCAGCAATAACTATGCCGTCCTCTAGCACTACTTTCGTTTCATAAACCGTTAACGTATTTCCTTCAATCGCATTGGAGTGATATGTATTTTTAATCAGAAAGTCTTCTTTCAAGCTTCGAATAAGTCCTTTTGAAAGTGGTCGTGGTTGATCGACTTTCTTTTTTAACAGTGAAAGTCGATCTGTTTTTTCTATCACAGCTTACATCCCCTTTATTAAAATAAGGGATATTGTGCAAGAGCTCTCTCTTGTACAATATCCCTTCATAGAAAAAGTGTAGAAAACCGATTCATCACTGAATATATTTCCAGATGTCTTTAACGTCTTTGTATAGGTGCTTCACTACAATTCATTTTCTAAAATTCGATCTATTATTCGTGTGATTTCCTTTACAGATATATCTTCTTGTTCGTTTTTAGAATAAATGGTTAACGGATATATTTCTAAGTCGGCTGTGACTAAATACCATATTACACGAAATCCGCCACTCTTTCCTTT
This window of the Sporosarcina ureae genome carries:
- a CDS encoding DUF1788 domain-containing protein; the protein is MANLNARLDQIIPKIKEDKFIDGRGLGNEISFYVFDYESDGELVVRDYIKHIKKEFSYEGTNRRIIEFDLYKMLIEITKEKRIFDRIFQMEEQQGKDALFKAMTTFAKPEVFLQKIEEQMGDHNVVFLTGVGKVYPFVRSHNILNNLQEVLDKTPVIMFFPGQYDGQSLQLFSKFKDDNYYRAFRLVD
- a CDS encoding DUF1819 family protein; this translates as MTIELEYSSSMNGASYLLFELKQVVKLQQMGLSTQEIRSKVVDDNIFQFENKGRITRTLPSVMRRAKAIDSTLASLMTEGSIEMSKVINLYAIMKTDLLFFEFMDEVIREKFQNNDYMIEKKDINLFFTTKSEQSDKVASWSDINIEKLKRAFMQVLYESGMFKERRGKELNRLIIDEQIKNHLTHIGDARYVRAMGE
- a CDS encoding TIGR04540 family protein; amino-acid sequence: MEVKLFYRTQRDLATALNKLVDAYWEEEIEEDELIEGVKSMYENNQDKLIKNNEFTKVVQQQSGKRRLVVVERILEMK
- a CDS encoding DegV family protein, whose protein sequence is MKKIILTTESGADLPEFLAKKHNIHVVPMHVVMDGQDYLDGHLPVQDIFDFYARTKKIPSTAATNTHEYQEFFKKIRTEFPDHTIVHIGYTSKASVSYQNALTAAKDFEDIYLIDTLNVTGGLTTVIMYAVTLLEEEPEIDPVHLLEKIEAKVPKARLAFLPGSLDFLRAGGRVSNMAYLGGALLKIKPCIELVEGKLVSTKKYRGNMSKVAESLLLDYLQQYDIDRQQIYFIYSIGLSETIKERINDIAGKKGFENSLWIEAGAMISSHSGPGGFGIAGIEV
- a CDS encoding spore germination protein gives rise to the protein MFWKKQQDENKPVSQSNAESEISIETLKKALVQMDDAEFVELNISENQHVDLIYVRTLIDQERLNESILKPLSNCSKQSIQECNVHSTINSISTFNEAIKQLFKGSVLLFDSSSNLWFAIPLENPLGRAIEPSDTETILLGAKDSFSEQLEQNITLIRRRLPTHDLKTEKFTVGSLSRTNVVLLYIEGLTNPEFVSTAKKKISEINYDLLSDSSQVAEFMEEHQDSIFPQFQQTDRPDVVAYSLGSGKITILVDNTPFALVAPITFFHLFQSPEDYINRWVVASFLRIIRYVSFILSITLIPFYVALTTHHYQMIPLQTLFVLVESRSKLPFTPFWEAFIMLIFIEIIKEASLRMPTKTGQTLGVIGGIVIGQAAVEAGMASQVLIVMVGISTIGSFLVPNYLVTKANSLIQFILLIFSSFLGIVGIVLAMIIILAHLNGLSSLKQPYLSPVAPFYGKDWLDLFIRGPLVKMKERPEHLKPLKMKRYQTRR
- a CDS encoding GerAB/ArcD/ProY family transporter, giving the protein MEALQLFNKNETYNGFYVMLMVNRLQMLYFFLIMPRFLIHSYMIWVIIAVGILSQLNILLLSKWFLTRISSEGYNGFVQLFGKKLVRLLSFIGLFFILLKLFVIMLGFSEMVQIFMFPATDSNWLIFFIMLSSLYVAWKGVEKTIRFVVISFLCTFWMFLFFAFFFFPPIAQLSDLYPIIPMELSVNSWKGIFLILSSFSGPEFLVFLGPWFKTNNKTFRYLSYGNALTVIEYVFLYMASLFYFGSNYLSKSQFPIVTMARYFQNPVIERIDMVMLSLELFNIVFAVSIFLLLFYGASKIASGKMERPPSRVGFLFSVFIILIGMILVNEWIWKSDEKQVILLNLQILAGSLSYLVVPITMIVVMKIKGVNKHETTKEDG
- a CDS encoding Ger(x)C family spore germination protein translates to MRLRKKMAKKLSIIFMALWLTGCAPFTENNIIEELTPVTFLSLSKGDEGKIKISTILPSLSKEKKSVITQEVSLIKEVLRSFNLNFYQEMKFGQMRMLIINEDLGRNEGIMSIINVLLTDPDISLRIYLVIVKGNFEEYLENQLDKQENLDYSFYQMLKHYEEKNQGELSVVNLHEFKNLLYTPYSDPFLPVFKIENDAISYEGTALFQNDKLVEILTTFDDRIFQLLHNDHYLAVLPIPKLQVVLGHVRSKTKVDINKSLSTMTYTVNIDSRIEEYRGEKQLFDPQDLEDFKKDIQSNLEKQTQELVKKMQELNVDPLQLGIHTLKPFSKPMDEKKWIELYKKMDIKIKYNININPLTDANSKRQNL
- a CDS encoding Fic family protein, producing MIEKTDRLSLLKKKVDQPRPLSKGLIRSLKEDFLIKNTYHSNAIEGNTLTVYETKVVLEDGIVIAGKSMREHLEAINHKEAILVAEETVQQDQPFAEMVIKQLHGIVFHSIDRANAGKYREQNVIISGASHTPPDAVSSSTDP